The region TTCCTCTCCATGTCTCCGGTATTCGGAATCTTTGGAGTGCTCATCCTGCTTGCCGCTGTAGCAGCTACATACTTTGTATACCGTAACAGCGAAGTGGAATTTGAATATCTCTATGTGACCAGCACTCTTACCATTGACCGGATCTACGGCAGAAGCAAGAGAAAGAAAGCCTGGGAAGGTTCCATGGAAGGGATACAGATTGTAGCACCCACAGGCTCTACCGAAGCCAGGGATCATGAAACAAAGAATATGAAGGTGCTGGATTTTTCTTCTCACGTACCGGGGGCAAGGACGTATACATTAATCAGCCAGTCCGGTGCGGAAACGACCAAGATCATATTTGAGCCTAACGATAAGCTGCTTCAGTGTATGAGGATGACAGCGCCCCGTAAAGTGGTAAAAGCAGTATAAAAGAAAAAGGAACCAGTCGGTTTTGTATCATACCGTCCGGTTCCTTTTTGCGTGAGCAAAAAGCCGGACCAATTTTGACCTGCACCTTTGACAAATACAGAATGTCCACGGAGGACGGAAAGAAACCGGAAAATGTCCGTTGACAACCTAGGTAAAATTTGCTAAACTATGTAACTAACAAGTCAAAAGGCTTATTAGTGTCATTAATAAAAATATAAAGAAGGAGAGGAAAAATTAATGGGTACAATTATTGGCGAAGGCATAACTTTTGATGATGTGCTGTTAGTCCCAGCTTATTCAGAAGTCATACCTAATCAGGTTGATTTATCGACGAACCTTACAAAAACCATCAAGCTCAATATTCCGCTTATGAGTGCCGGCATGGATACCGTTACCGAGCACCGCATGGCCATTGCCATGGCAAGACAGGGAGGAATCGGTATCATCCATAAGAATATGTCCATCGAGGAGCAGGCAGAAGAGGTTGATAAGGTAAAGAGGTCAGAAAACGGCGTCATAACGGATCCATTCTATCTTTCCCCGGAACATACATTAAAAGATGCGGATGAGCTTATGGGTAAGTTCCGCATATCCGGAGTGCCGGTTACAGAAGGAAAAAAACTGGTGGGCATCATTACCAACCGGGATTTAAAATTCGAAGAGGATTTCAGCCGGAAAATCAAGGAGTGCATGACTTCTGAAAACCTGGTGACAGCCAGGGAGGGCATTACTCTTATGGAGGCTAAGAAGATCCTGGCAAAGGCAAGGGTGGAAAAGCTTCCCATTGTTGATGATGATTTTAATTTAAAGGGCCTTATTACCATTAAGGATATTGAAAAGCAGATCAAATACCCTCTGTCTGCAAAGGATGGTCAGGGAAGGCTTCTTTGCGGAGCAGCCGTAGGGATCACCGCCAATGTGCTGGACCGTGTGGGCGCACTGGTAAAGGCAAAAGTGGATGTGGTGGTTTTAGACTCCGCTCACGGCCATTCCGAAAACGTTCTCCGGTGTGTGAGAATGATCAAAGAGGCGTATCCGGAACTTTCAGTCATTGCTGGAAACGTGGCAACCGGAGAGTCTACAAGGGCATTGATTGAGGCCGGCGCCGATGCGGTAAAGGTAGGAATCGGGCCAGGTTCCATCTGCACCACCCGTGTGGTGGCAGGCATCGGTGTACCCCAGATCACGGCTGTCATGGACTGCTATGCAGTGGCTAAGGAATACGGAGTTCCCATCATTGCTGATGGTGGTATCAAGTATTCCGGAGATTTGACTAAGGCCATTGCTGCCGGTGGAAGCGTATGTATGATGGGAAGCATGTTTGCCGGATGTGACGAAAGCCCGGGAACCTTTGAATTGTATCAGGGTAGAAAATATAAGGTATACAGAGGAATGGGTTCCATCGCTGCTATGGAAAACGGCAGTAAGGACCGCTACTTCCAAAGTGATGCAAAGAAGCTGGTACCGGAAGGCGTAGAAGGCCGGGTAGCTTATAAGGGTATGGTAGAGGATACGGTATTCCAGATGCTTGGAGGTTTACGGTCCGGTATGGGATACTGCGGAGCAAAAGACATCAGGACCCTTCAGGAGACCGGAAGGTTCATTAAAATTACTGCAGCCTCTCTGAAGGAAAGCCATCCTCATGACATTCATATCACAAAGGAAGCGCCAAACTACAGCATAGACGAATAGACAACATAACAGAAAACATAACAGACATCATAACAGGTGGAGATCATAATAGATTCTCCACCTGTTTGATTACCTGGGCAATGGATTCTGTTAACGTCAGATCTTCACAACCCACCACATAATGATTGCACCTGTTCACCGGTATAAGGATTTTATAGGCACGGCTTCTGCCGATCGCCTCTGCCATGGCTGGGGTAATCTCACCTAAGAGGGAGTCAGCGATGACGATTCCAATAGGCCCGATGATGAGATCCGCATCTCTGCTAGCAACGATAACAGGATTTTCCCCGGTTGCGCCTGCGTCGGCTCCGGCCTTTAGCATGGCGGAAGTAGCGATGGAATTGGTTCCAATGGCAACGACCGGCAGCTTGGGAAGGGATTTTTTCAGCTGGGCAATGACGGACTGCCCCATTTTGCCGCCCTGCCCGTCAATAATAACGACTTTCATAGCATCCTCCTTGCCCTTTATTTTATTATAGGGAAGGAAAGAAATCAAGTGTCCTGCTATTTTTTCCTGTGAGGAAGCCGTCCCCGGAAAAACCTCTTTTTCAGCTCTGTAATGTGGAATGGAATTAAAGGATAAATATAGCTTTTTCCTGCAATGGTTTTATTGAATACAATAGCCAACAGAGATAGGGCCACTCCTCCCACAAATCCCCAGAAGTTAAATAATGCGGTAGTGATCAGCATGATCATTCGCATGAATTTAAAGGCATAGCCCAGTTCAAAGCTGGACTGGGAATAGTTTGCTATGGTCACAAAGGCCATGTAAAGCATGGTTTCACTGTTAAACCAACCGGATTTTACGGAGTATTCACCCAGTACAATACCGGCGATCACACTGAGAGGTGTGGTCAGCATGCTTGGCGTGTTGACTGCTGCTAGCCTTAGTCCGTCAATGGCGAATTCCAGGATCAAAAGCTGGAAAAGAAGGGGAACCTGAGGTTCCTCCGACAGGCGGATGAATTGGAGCCAGGAAGGGATCAATTCTGGATTTTGCATAAAAAACAGCCACATTGGCGTCAAATATAAGGTCAGAATAGAAATGACCAGTCTGGACAGCCGCAGATAGGTCCCTGTAACAGGCGGAAAATAATAATCATCGGCTTCTTCAATGATGTCAAAGACAGAGGACGGCAAAATCATGGCAGAGGGAGAATTGTCCACCAGGATGACAATGTTCCCCTCCAGCAGGGAAGCAGCGGTAGTATCAGGCCTTTCGGAATATTTGAATTTTGGGAAAGGATTGAACCATTTATGGGGATATATACACTCCGCAAGGCTTTCCTGGTTCATGGTCAGGGCATCTACCTTAAGGCTGCTGATCCGATCCTTGATCATGGTGAGAAGCTTTTCATCATACCGCCCCTTAAAATAGCAGATGGCTATATCCGTATGAGAGCTTTCTCCGGCATTCATGACTTCAATGGTAAGCTTTGGATCACGGATCCTGCGGCGGATGAGGGCAGTATTAAATACCAGGGTTTCTACAAATCCATCCCTTGATCCTCTGAGAACCTTATCCTTCTCCGGTTCTGAAACCCCCCGGGAGGGATAGCTCCGGCAGTCCACGGTCAGACATTTGTTATAACCGTTAATAAACAGACAGGATATTCCGGTTAAAAGCTGCTTGACCATGGTCTCGTCGTCTTTTACCAGTCCCACCTGACCATATGGAAGATACCTTTTGGAAA is a window of [Clostridium] saccharolyticum WM1 DNA encoding:
- the guaB gene encoding IMP dehydrogenase, with protein sequence MGTIIGEGITFDDVLLVPAYSEVIPNQVDLSTNLTKTIKLNIPLMSAGMDTVTEHRMAIAMARQGGIGIIHKNMSIEEQAEEVDKVKRSENGVITDPFYLSPEHTLKDADELMGKFRISGVPVTEGKKLVGIITNRDLKFEEDFSRKIKECMTSENLVTAREGITLMEAKKILAKARVEKLPIVDDDFNLKGLITIKDIEKQIKYPLSAKDGQGRLLCGAAVGITANVLDRVGALVKAKVDVVVLDSAHGHSENVLRCVRMIKEAYPELSVIAGNVATGESTRALIEAGADAVKVGIGPGSICTTRVVAGIGVPQITAVMDCYAVAKEYGVPIIADGGIKYSGDLTKAIAAGGSVCMMGSMFAGCDESPGTFELYQGRKYKVYRGMGSIAAMENGSKDRYFQSDAKKLVPEGVEGRVAYKGMVEDTVFQMLGGLRSGMGYCGAKDIRTLQETGRFIKITAASLKESHPHDIHITKEAPNYSIDE
- a CDS encoding DUF3842 family protein; amino-acid sequence: MKVVIIDGQGGKMGQSVIAQLKKSLPKLPVVAIGTNSIATSAMLKAGADAGATGENPVIVASRDADLIIGPIGIVIADSLLGEITPAMAEAIGRSRAYKILIPVNRCNHYVVGCEDLTLTESIAQVIKQVENLL
- a CDS encoding spore germination protein → MEFSNSLSDNMYHLNTKLDVDGNFDIVYRTFYIGEREACLYFIEGFTQSDLWQKILDSFSSIKADDIPQDAHEFSKRYLPYGQVGLVKDDETMVKQLLTGISCLFINGYNKCLTVDCRSYPSRGVSEPEKDKVLRGSRDGFVETLVFNTALIRRRIRDPKLTIEVMNAGESSHTDIAICYFKGRYDEKLLTMIKDRISSLKVDALTMNQESLAECIYPHKWFNPFPKFKYSERPDTTAASLLEGNIVILVDNSPSAMILPSSVFDIIEEADDYYFPPVTGTYLRLSRLVISILTLYLTPMWLFFMQNPELIPSWLQFIRLSEEPQVPLLFQLLILEFAIDGLRLAAVNTPSMLTTPLSVIAGIVLGEYSVKSGWFNSETMLYMAFVTIANYSQSSFELGYAFKFMRMIMLITTALFNFWGFVGGVALSLLAIVFNKTIAGKSYIYPLIPFHITELKKRFFRGRLPHRKK
- a CDS encoding DUF6106 family protein yields the protein MNEMYAEWLVKRKSPAYTMLIKIAMGILCVIAFFLSMSPVFGIFGVLILLAAVAATYFVYRNSEVEFEYLYVTSTLTIDRIYGRSKRKKAWEGSMEGIQIVAPTGSTEARDHETKNMKVLDFSSHVPGARTYTLISQSGAETTKIIFEPNDKLLQCMRMTAPRKVVKAV